In Strigops habroptila isolate Jane chromosome 6, bStrHab1.2.pri, whole genome shotgun sequence, a single genomic region encodes these proteins:
- the DDO gene encoding D-aspartate oxidase isoform X1, whose translation MAAPKVAVVGAGVIGLSTALCIMETCPSCSVTILSEQFSPNTTSDVAAGMLIPHTYPGTPIHVQKQWFKETFTYLFAISNSAEASEAGIHLVSGWQIFKNTPKEELPFWSDVVLGFRPMTKAELQKFPQHRFGQAFTTLKCDCPPYLLWLEKRLKAAGVQMYTRKVADLWELHSEYDIVVNCAGIGAHQLIGDKKLFPIRGQVLKVHAPWVKNFIRDGDGLTYVYPGIHRITLGGTREKENWSLSPDPGTTKDIFDRCCSLEPSLRGAQDIQVKVGLRPSRQCVRLQREVLSQGGVKLLVVHNYGHGAGGFSVHRGTAKEAACLVGECIAALQDSSSRAKL comes from the exons ATGGCAGCACCCAAGGTTGCAGTGGTTGGTGCGGGAGTCATTGGCCTGTCTACAGCACTGTGCATCATGGAGACTTGTCCCAGCTGCTCTGTCACGATCCTTTCAGAGCAGTTCAGCCCCAACACAACGAGTGATGTCGCAGCCGGGATGCTCATCCCTCACACCTACCCAG GCACACCGATCCACGTGCAGAAGCAGTGGTTCAAAGAGACCTTCACTTACCTTTTTGCCATCAGCAACTCAGCTGAGGCATCGGAGGCTGGCATTCACCTGGTCTCTGG GTGGCAGATCTTTAAAAACACTCCCAAGGAAGAGTTGCCTTTCTGGTCGGATGTTGTCCTGGGATTTCGACCAATGACCAAAGCAGAACTCCAAAAGTTTCCGCAGCATCGATTTGGTCAGGCCTTTACGACACTGAAATGTGACTGTCCACCCTACCTCCTGTGGCTGGAGAAAAG GTTGAAAGCAGCTGGCGTCCAGATGTACACCAGAAAAGTTGCAGACTTGTGGGAGCTGCATAGTGAATATGACATCGTTGTCAACTGCGCGGGCATAGGAGCCCACCAGCTCATAGGGGATAAGAAGCTCTTTCCCATCAGAGGACAAGTACTCAAGGTTCATGCTCCTTGGGTGAAAAACTTCATCCGGGATGGGGATGGCTTAACTTACGTCTACCCAGGGATACACAGGATAACCCTAGGTGGAACCAGGGAAAAGGAGAACTGGAGTCTCTCCCCTGACCCTGGCACTACCAAAGACATCTTTGACAGATGCTGCTCCCTTGAGCCCTCACTGCGGGGAGCTCAGGATATTCAGGTGAAGGTGGGCCTGAGGCCATCCAGGCAGTGTGTGAGACTGCAGAGAGAAGTCTTGAGTCAAGGAGGAGTTAAGCTCCTGGTGGTCCACAACTATGGTCATGGGGCAGGTGGATTTTCAGTGCACAGGGGCACAGCCAAAGAAGCTGCTTGCCTTGTGGGAGAGTGCATTGCTGCCCTGCAAGACTCCTCATCAAGGGCCAAGCTTTGA
- the DDO gene encoding D-aspartate oxidase isoform X2, with the protein MAAPKVAVVGAGVIGLSTALCIMETCPSCSVTILSEQFSPNTTSDVAAGMLIPHTYPGTPIHVQKQWFKETFTYLFAISNSAEASEAGIHLVSGWQIFKNTPKEELPFWSDVVLGFRPMTKAELQKFPQHRFGQAFTTLKCDCPPYLLWLEKRLKAAGVQMYTRKVADLWELHSEYDIVVNCAGIGAHQLIGDKKLFPIRGQVLKPLRFCCQTQMIFSSQEQH; encoded by the exons ATGGCAGCACCCAAGGTTGCAGTGGTTGGTGCGGGAGTCATTGGCCTGTCTACAGCACTGTGCATCATGGAGACTTGTCCCAGCTGCTCTGTCACGATCCTTTCAGAGCAGTTCAGCCCCAACACAACGAGTGATGTCGCAGCCGGGATGCTCATCCCTCACACCTACCCAG GCACACCGATCCACGTGCAGAAGCAGTGGTTCAAAGAGACCTTCACTTACCTTTTTGCCATCAGCAACTCAGCTGAGGCATCGGAGGCTGGCATTCACCTGGTCTCTGG GTGGCAGATCTTTAAAAACACTCCCAAGGAAGAGTTGCCTTTCTGGTCGGATGTTGTCCTGGGATTTCGACCAATGACCAAAGCAGAACTCCAAAAGTTTCCGCAGCATCGATTTGGTCAGGCCTTTACGACACTGAAATGTGACTGTCCACCCTACCTCCTGTGGCTGGAGAAAAG GTTGAAAGCAGCTGGCGTCCAGATGTACACCAGAAAAGTTGCAGACTTGTGGGAGCTGCATAGTGAATATGACATCGTTGTCAACTGCGCGGGCATAGGAGCCCACCAGCTCATAGGGGATAAGAAGCTCTTTCCCATCAGAGGACAAGTACTCAAG cCCCTGAGATTTTGCTGTCAGACACAGAtgattttttcctcccaagaGCAACATTGA